A genome region from Deltaproteobacteria bacterium HGW-Deltaproteobacteria-2 includes the following:
- a CDS encoding ATPase, with amino-acid sequence MALTEEQAKQIKGLSSAEVLEKLKSEGYNELPSSKRRNILAIAFEVVKEPMFLLLVACGSIYLFLGEPKDALLLLGFVFIMMGITIYQEGKTEKALDALRDLSSPRALVIRNGQHIRIPGREVVSGDMVCLAEGDRIPADGVIVWVRNLLVDESLLTGESISVRKTAAAQDPANLTMGKPGGEDIPFVYSGTLVVQGQAIAYVKATGIHTEIGAIGKALQTVVPEDTLLQKETGRIVKAVFLIALILFGLVVLIYGLTRSSWMDGILAGITLAMAMLPEEFPVVLTIFLALGAWRISLKQVLTRKMAAVETLGAATVLCTDKTGTLTQNIMDIRMLMACDEFYIIRKEYPIPLPETFHELVEFGILASKKDPFDPMEKALLKLGLDKLAQTKHIHANWSLVHEYSLSPELLALSHVWKSPDGKDFVISAKGAPEAIADLCHLDDNSRKSLAVKIEQMAGEGLRVLGVAKSYFHEENPLPAIQHDFTFQFIGLIGLEDPIRPTVPDAIRMCYSAGIKVVMITGDYPITAQTIAKQIGLKNPEKVITGKELEQMNALALQQRVKEVNVFARVVPEQKLILVNALKAGGQIVAMTGDGVNDAPALKSAHIGVAMGERGTDVAREASDLVLLNDDFSSIVSAVRMGRKIFDNLKKAMAYIVSVHIPIAGMSLLPVFLGWKEMVLLPVHIVFLELIIDPACSVVFEAEAEEAGIMQRNPRDPKERLFGKRSLVISAAQGLVALLVVALVFKAALYLGQSMDEARAIAFVTLIISNLCLILTNRSWSRIIFASFKAPNPALVWVMGGALIFLGLVIFVPFLQEIFHFAPMHAIDFCLAIIAGIVSITWFEILKIFTRKEHIDLLEDKT; translated from the coding sequence ATGGCGCTAACTGAAGAACAAGCTAAACAAATCAAAGGACTGTCCAGTGCAGAGGTCTTGGAAAAACTGAAGAGCGAGGGCTACAACGAGCTCCCCTCCTCCAAGAGGCGCAACATTCTGGCCATCGCCTTCGAGGTGGTGAAAGAACCAATGTTCCTGCTGCTCGTGGCGTGCGGCAGCATCTACCTCTTCCTCGGTGAACCTAAGGATGCCCTATTACTGCTTGGTTTTGTGTTCATCATGATGGGAATCACCATCTACCAGGAAGGCAAAACCGAGAAGGCTCTCGACGCCCTGCGCGACCTCTCCAGTCCCCGCGCTCTTGTTATCCGTAACGGACAACACATCCGTATTCCCGGCCGCGAGGTCGTGAGCGGCGACATGGTGTGCCTGGCCGAAGGTGACCGTATTCCCGCTGATGGAGTTATCGTCTGGGTCCGCAATCTCTTAGTAGATGAATCGTTGCTGACCGGTGAGTCGATTTCCGTAAGAAAGACCGCGGCGGCACAAGATCCGGCGAACCTGACAATGGGCAAGCCGGGCGGCGAGGACATCCCTTTTGTCTATTCAGGAACTCTGGTGGTGCAAGGCCAGGCCATCGCTTACGTCAAGGCCACCGGAATCCATACCGAGATCGGCGCTATCGGCAAGGCACTGCAAACTGTAGTCCCGGAAGACACGCTGCTCCAGAAGGAGACAGGACGTATCGTCAAGGCGGTCTTCCTCATCGCACTGATACTCTTTGGCCTTGTGGTTCTTATCTATGGGCTGACGCGCAGCAGTTGGATGGACGGCATTCTGGCCGGTATCACTCTGGCCATGGCTATGCTGCCCGAGGAATTTCCCGTTGTGCTGACAATCTTCCTGGCACTTGGCGCCTGGCGAATCTCGCTTAAGCAGGTGTTAACTCGCAAGATGGCCGCTGTGGAAACTCTGGGAGCGGCGACTGTGCTTTGTACTGACAAGACCGGTACCCTGACACAGAATATCATGGATATTCGTATGCTCATGGCCTGCGATGAATTCTATATCATCCGGAAAGAATACCCTATTCCCTTGCCCGAAACCTTTCATGAATTGGTCGAATTCGGCATTCTGGCCAGTAAGAAAGATCCCTTTGATCCCATGGAAAAGGCCTTGTTGAAACTGGGGTTGGATAAACTCGCTCAGACTAAGCACATCCATGCCAACTGGAGTCTGGTGCATGAATATTCGCTTTCCCCGGAGCTCCTGGCCCTGTCGCATGTTTGGAAATCGCCGGATGGAAAGGACTTCGTCATATCGGCCAAGGGAGCGCCGGAAGCCATTGCCGACTTATGCCACCTCGATGATAACAGCCGTAAATCACTGGCCGTAAAAATTGAACAGATGGCCGGAGAAGGACTGCGGGTGCTGGGCGTGGCCAAGTCCTACTTCCATGAAGAAAATCCCCTGCCTGCAATCCAGCATGATTTCACCTTTCAATTCATCGGTCTTATCGGTCTGGAAGATCCCATCCGTCCGACCGTGCCGGATGCCATCCGCATGTGTTATTCAGCAGGCATCAAGGTCGTGATGATCACAGGCGACTACCCGATTACCGCCCAAACTATTGCTAAACAAATCGGGCTTAAGAATCCGGAGAAGGTCATCACCGGCAAAGAATTGGAACAGATGAATGCTCTTGCCCTTCAACAAAGAGTCAAAGAGGTTAATGTTTTCGCCCGCGTGGTACCGGAACAAAAACTTATTTTAGTGAACGCTCTTAAGGCTGGCGGCCAAATAGTAGCGATGACTGGCGACGGCGTGAATGACGCGCCGGCTCTAAAATCCGCTCATATCGGCGTCGCCATGGGTGAACGCGGCACGGATGTCGCCCGCGAAGCATCAGATCTCGTTCTGCTCAATGATGATTTCTCTTCCATCGTCAGCGCCGTGAGAATGGGTCGCAAGATATTCGACAATCTGAAAAAAGCCATGGCCTACATTGTCAGCGTCCATATCCCGATTGCGGGAATGTCCCTGCTGCCGGTCTTTCTGGGATGGAAAGAGATGGTTCTATTACCCGTCCATATCGTGTTTCTGGAACTTATCATAGACCCCGCCTGTTCCGTGGTGTTCGAGGCTGAGGCTGAAGAAGCAGGAATCATGCAGCGCAATCCCCGGGATCCCAAAGAGCGCCTGTTCGGTAAACGTTCTCTAGTTATTAGCGCAGCCCAGGGGCTCGTGGCCCTCCTCGTGGTAGCCCTGGTCTTTAAGGCCGCACTCTATCTGGGACAATCCATGGATGAGGCTCGCGCCATCGCCTTTGTTACTTTAATCATCTCCAATCTTTGTCTCATCCTGACCAACCGCAGTTGGTCACGAATCATCTTTGCTTCCTTCAAGGCACCCAATCCCGCGCTTGTCTGGGTCATGGGAGGAGCGCTCATCTTCCTGGGGCTTGTGATTTTTGTACCCTTTCTGCAGGAAATTTTCCACTTCGCCCCCATGCACGCCATAGATTTCTGTCTGGCCATCATCGCCGGGATCGTGAGTATCACCTGGTTCGAAATTTTAAAAATCTTCACGCGGAAAGAGCATATCGATTTGCTTGAAGATAAAACATAG
- a CDS encoding site-2 protease family protein — protein sequence MGLIQLLIKDPLSFVILSVLLLYSVIFHELAHGWVAYKMGDPTAKWLGRLTLNPIKHLDLFGSLMLLIVGFGWAKPVPVNLGNIPGDKRRKGLILVSAAGITANIIFAFVALFLLKLISPEPSGMAGQVFLLLAHINIILAAFNLIPIPPLDGSKILMGFAPESANKVLNQLEPFGFFIVIGLLFLGALNPVINLFQNIIVMFISLILRAIGAG from the coding sequence ATGGGATTAATACAATTATTAATTAAAGATCCGCTGTCTTTTGTAATATTGTCGGTTCTCCTGTTATATTCGGTAATATTTCATGAACTGGCTCACGGATGGGTTGCCTATAAAATGGGTGATCCAACGGCTAAATGGCTGGGAAGACTGACGCTTAATCCTATCAAGCATCTCGATCTTTTCGGAAGTTTGATGCTCCTGATTGTTGGATTCGGCTGGGCAAAACCAGTTCCGGTGAATCTGGGAAATATTCCCGGCGATAAAAGACGAAAAGGTCTTATTTTAGTGTCGGCGGCGGGCATTACGGCAAACATTATCTTCGCTTTTGTCGCGCTTTTTCTATTGAAGCTGATTTCTCCTGAACCTTCCGGGATGGCCGGGCAAGTCTTTCTTTTGCTGGCCCATATTAACATTATATTAGCAGCGTTTAATTTAATCCCGATTCCGCCGCTTGACGGTTCTAAAATACTTATGGGTTTTGCGCCGGAATCTGCAAACAAGGTACTGAATCAACTGGAACCTTTTGGATTTTTTATTGTTATCGGATTGCTCTTTTTAGGTGCGCTTAATCCGGTGATAAACTTGTTTCAAAATATCATAGTCATGTTTATATCTTTGATTCTACGCGCAATCGGCGCCGGGTAA
- a CDS encoding DUF1956 domain-containing protein, which produces MENKKTHSKTRAAIMEAAGKIFAEDGYSKATVRDICREAGANIAAINYHFGDKKGLYLAVLKHYQEIAFQTHPHNLGIKEAQKPEEKLRAYIRSFLTRIMDDGHPAWFGRLLAREFTQPTWAFDILVEETIRPSFQLLTEIIAAILEKKSKERIVRLYSMSIVGQCLYFRHSHPVISRLYPGEFFGPKQIDELTEHITLFSLHGLLKEKNKKNLQVKTCKKR; this is translated from the coding sequence ATGGAAAACAAGAAAACACATTCAAAAACACGCGCCGCCATCATGGAGGCGGCAGGCAAGATATTTGCCGAAGATGGATATTCCAAGGCGACGGTTCGGGACATCTGCCGGGAAGCCGGAGCAAATATTGCCGCTATCAATTACCACTTTGGCGACAAAAAGGGTCTTTATCTTGCCGTATTGAAACATTATCAGGAAATTGCTTTTCAAACTCATCCGCACAATCTTGGCATAAAAGAAGCACAAAAACCCGAAGAAAAACTGCGTGCATATATCAGGTCATTTCTTACGCGAATTATGGATGACGGCCATCCCGCCTGGTTCGGCAGACTTTTGGCGAGAGAATTCACCCAACCAACATGGGCGTTCGATATTCTGGTGGAGGAAACAATTCGTCCTTCCTTTCAACTGCTCACCGAAATTATAGCTGCTATTTTGGAGAAGAAATCTAAAGAAAGGATTGTGCGGCTGTATTCCATGAGTATAGTTGGTCAATGCCTTTATTTCCGCCATTCACACCCCGTGATTAGCAGACTTTATCCTGGTGAATTTTTCGGTCCTAAACAAATTGACGAATTGACTGAACATATTACTCTTTTTTCTTTGCACGGACTTTTAAAAGAAAAAAACAAAAAGAACTTACAGGTGAAAACATGCAAAAAAAGATAA
- a CDS encoding glucose-6-phosphate isomerase yields MNNEYISFSLGIYQDSIMSALDQMRRDNTIGRIWAKDYTVWKSSPDEIVNRLDWLDAPSETLEKITYIRQTLEPFINGSINDVVLLGMGGSILAAEVFNQIFGSEDGYPKLHVIDTTDPISISRFTQRLNFEKTIFLVSSKSGKTMEVASLFHFFYNLALEKIGDSASNHFIFLTDKGSALEELSKKLSIQHVFSSDSNIGGRYSALSITGIVPAALIGVDVEILLLSAIDAQQLEKTENFSGEFAATGAVLGATLGTLARQGRNKITFIMSPQWAPFGNWLEQLIAESTGKEGKGILPVLDEPLVDPCVYGNDRLFVFFQNAAVDNSTKINGLVEAGHPVITITSNNRYDLGSQMFLWEMATAVAGHFLGINPFDQPDVEITKAHIRRMIAVYREHKELPYELSSLTTPECVVYGGPQALTLADKFNNFLSEADNGDYFCLQVYLNQSPEVDEALCTLRETIFIKYGLAVTKGYGPRYLHSTGQLHKGDSGNGLFIQLTQENFWDVDIPDEIGNKKSSLTFGTLQAAQSQGDWQALKDAGRRIIRFHFRTNPVAGLKNLTEIL; encoded by the coding sequence ATGAATAATGAATATATTTCTTTTTCTCTGGGAATATATCAAGATTCAATCATGAGCGCATTGGATCAAATGCGCCGCGACAATACTATCGGCCGCATCTGGGCAAAAGACTATACCGTCTGGAAATCATCTCCTGATGAAATTGTCAACCGATTGGACTGGCTTGACGCACCATCGGAAACATTAGAAAAGATAACCTATATTCGCCAAACTCTTGAACCATTCATCAATGGCAGCATTAATGACGTTGTTTTACTGGGAATGGGTGGATCGATTTTGGCTGCTGAAGTATTCAATCAAATATTCGGCAGTGAGGATGGTTATCCTAAGTTACATGTTATTGATACAACAGATCCGATTTCAATATCTCGTTTTACTCAACGCCTGAATTTTGAGAAGACTATTTTTCTTGTTTCCTCAAAATCGGGAAAAACGATGGAAGTTGCATCCCTCTTTCATTTCTTCTATAACTTAGCCCTCGAAAAAATAGGAGATTCTGCCAGTAATCACTTTATCTTTCTTACCGATAAAGGTAGTGCCCTGGAGGAATTGAGCAAAAAGCTTTCTATTCAGCATGTATTTTCAAGCGATTCGAATATCGGGGGACGTTATTCAGCTCTTTCCATAACGGGAATAGTTCCCGCAGCACTTATCGGCGTTGATGTGGAAATACTTCTGCTATCAGCAATAGACGCTCAACAACTGGAAAAAACTGAAAACTTTTCTGGTGAGTTTGCCGCCACCGGAGCCGTATTAGGCGCGACTCTGGGCACATTGGCGCGGCAAGGACGAAATAAAATCACCTTTATTATGTCGCCGCAGTGGGCTCCTTTTGGCAACTGGCTGGAACAACTTATCGCAGAGAGTACGGGCAAGGAAGGAAAAGGAATCCTGCCTGTTCTTGATGAACCGTTGGTAGACCCGTGTGTTTACGGTAATGATCGCTTATTTGTTTTTTTTCAAAATGCAGCCGTTGATAATTCGACAAAAATCAACGGCCTTGTTGAAGCCGGACATCCTGTAATTACTATCACTTCCAATAATCGTTACGATCTGGGCAGCCAAATGTTTCTTTGGGAAATGGCTACAGCCGTAGCCGGACACTTTTTAGGTATCAATCCTTTCGATCAACCGGACGTGGAAATAACAAAGGCGCATATCCGCCGCATGATTGCAGTTTATCGCGAGCATAAAGAACTTCCTTATGAGTTATCTTCTTTAACAACTCCGGAATGTGTTGTTTATGGAGGGCCACAAGCTCTTACTTTGGCCGATAAGTTCAATAATTTTCTTTCTGAAGCGGATAACGGTGATTATTTTTGTTTGCAGGTTTACTTAAACCAGTCGCCGGAAGTGGATGAAGCGCTATGCACTCTGCGTGAAACGATTTTTATCAAATATGGACTCGCTGTAACAAAAGGTTATGGACCAAGGTATTTGCATTCAACCGGACAATTACACAAGGGCGATTCCGGAAATGGGTTATTTATCCAGTTGACACAAGAAAATTTCTGGGATGTTGATATTCCCGATGAAATCGGCAATAAAAAATCTTCGCTCACCTTTGGCACGCTCCAAGCCGCTCAGTCTCAGGGCGATTGGCAGGCACTGAAAGACGCGGGACGAAGAATAATTCGTTTTCACTTCAGGACAAATCCCGTTGCCGGGCTAAAAAATCTTACCGAAATTCTTTAA
- a CDS encoding efflux RND transporter periplasmic adaptor subunit — protein sequence MKKKIIILSIIAVVIVAIGLFFYLRGNGNDMAYKTEKVSRGEINALVTATGTVNAVTTVSVGTQVSGTIKRLMVDYNSPVKKGQLLAQIDPANVQAQVDQANANLWSAKATMEKAAVATLDARRTLQRNKELFDQNFIARSDWETAETNFQSAEAQQKVTKAQVGQAQAALRIAETNLQYTNILSPVDGTVISRSVDVGQTVAASFQTPTLFSIAQDLTKMQIDTNVDEADIGKVQVGQDVSFTVDAYPDTIFKGKVAVVRNAPITVSNVVTYDVVVHVDNSQLKLKPGMTANVSITIETRKDVLRISNAALRFKPAEAKGKSEKSQDKQGMKGTKVWILENNKPKPVKVTTGLSDGTYTEIMTGELKAGQEIITDSLNNKKTSSSSRPPGFMH from the coding sequence ATGAAGAAAAAAATTATCATTTTATCAATAATCGCTGTAGTGATTGTTGCGATCGGACTCTTCTTTTACCTCCGGGGAAACGGAAATGACATGGCCTATAAAACGGAAAAGGTCTCCCGCGGCGAGATTAATGCTCTGGTAACAGCTACAGGTACGGTAAACGCCGTCACGACCGTTTCCGTGGGCACACAGGTATCCGGAACAATCAAGAGGCTTATGGTCGATTACAATTCACCTGTGAAGAAAGGCCAGCTCCTGGCCCAGATCGATCCTGCTAATGTTCAGGCTCAGGTCGATCAGGCCAATGCCAATCTGTGGTCGGCCAAAGCAACCATGGAAAAAGCGGCCGTTGCCACTCTTGATGCCCGGCGAACCCTCCAGAGGAACAAGGAACTCTTTGACCAGAATTTTATCGCCAGAAGCGACTGGGAAACAGCCGAGACAAATTTTCAATCCGCAGAAGCCCAGCAGAAGGTAACCAAGGCACAGGTGGGACAGGCGCAGGCGGCCCTAAGGATCGCAGAAACGAACCTGCAATATACAAATATTCTTTCTCCCGTTGACGGAACCGTCATTTCCCGAAGCGTGGATGTCGGCCAGACAGTCGCCGCCAGTTTTCAGACGCCGACCCTCTTCAGTATCGCTCAGGACCTGACCAAGATGCAGATAGACACCAATGTGGACGAGGCAGACATCGGCAAGGTCCAGGTCGGACAGGACGTCTCCTTTACAGTGGATGCTTACCCCGATACGATCTTTAAAGGGAAGGTCGCCGTGGTGCGCAATGCGCCCATCACGGTGTCTAATGTCGTCACTTACGATGTTGTTGTTCATGTGGATAATTCCCAGTTAAAGCTAAAACCGGGAATGACAGCCAATGTATCCATCACGATCGAGACCAGAAAGGATGTTTTGCGAATTTCCAATGCGGCCCTGCGCTTCAAACCGGCAGAGGCAAAGGGTAAAAGCGAAAAATCCCAAGACAAACAGGGAATGAAAGGGACAAAAGTCTGGATACTGGAAAACAACAAACCGAAACCTGTCAAAGTGACGACTGGACTCAGTGATGGAACTTACACGGAAATCATGACCGGAGAACTTAAAGCAGGTCAGGAAATTATCACGGACAGTCTTAATAACAAAAAAACCAGCAGCAGCTCACGTCCGCCGGGGTTCATGCACTGA
- a CDS encoding multidrug ABC transporter substrate-binding protein codes for MISIFSTLRIALRALWVNKMRSSLTMLGIIIGVSAVIIMLAVGTGISEKISGQISSIGSNLIIVVPGSSTQGGIRMGGGSQSTLTKDDADAIARECSAVSAVAPEHHGAAQVVYGNQNWSTSIQGTTPGFLQVKDLGLTAGRNMTDQDIRNATKVCLLGQTVVDNLFGSIDPLGQIIRIKKIPFTVIGVLESKGQSLGGQDQDDTILIPLTTAQKKIFGTTIPGMVRTIMVKARSEEDLPIAERQVNDLLRQRHRIGPNKEDDFTVRNLTQILEMAEQTTNALTLLLGAIASVSLLVGGIGIMNIMLVSVTERTREIGIRMAVGAKTWDIRIQFIIEALTLSMIGGITGIIIGSGGSVILSTVFEYPSIVSPLSILLSFSFSGLVGIFFGFYPAYKASLLNPIDALRFE; via the coding sequence ATGATCAGCATTTTTTCCACTCTCCGAATCGCCCTCAGGGCTTTGTGGGTCAACAAGATGCGCTCATCCCTTACTATGCTGGGAATCATCATCGGCGTCAGCGCTGTGATTATCATGCTGGCTGTGGGTACAGGGATCAGTGAGAAAATTTCCGGACAGATTTCCAGCATCGGCAGCAATCTCATAATCGTCGTACCCGGCAGTTCCACACAGGGAGGCATCAGGATGGGCGGAGGCAGTCAGTCCACCTTGACAAAGGACGATGCTGACGCCATCGCCAGAGAATGTTCCGCCGTTTCCGCTGTGGCTCCCGAACATCATGGCGCTGCTCAGGTGGTGTACGGAAATCAGAACTGGTCTACCAGCATTCAGGGAACAACCCCGGGCTTTCTGCAAGTGAAGGATTTAGGTCTCACAGCGGGACGAAACATGACAGATCAGGATATCCGCAACGCTACGAAAGTCTGCCTTCTGGGACAAACCGTAGTTGATAATCTCTTCGGCAGTATTGACCCTCTCGGCCAGATAATCAGAATCAAGAAGATTCCCTTCACGGTCATCGGCGTTCTGGAATCCAAGGGACAGTCACTTGGAGGTCAGGATCAGGATGATACCATTTTAATCCCTCTGACCACTGCGCAGAAAAAAATCTTCGGAACAACTATTCCGGGTATGGTGCGCACCATCATGGTCAAGGCCAGAAGCGAGGAGGACCTTCCTATAGCGGAAAGACAAGTGAATGATCTTCTGCGCCAGAGACATCGCATCGGCCCAAACAAGGAAGATGATTTTACGGTCAGAAACCTCACCCAGATACTGGAGATGGCGGAACAGACAACCAATGCCCTGACACTGCTTCTGGGGGCAATAGCCTCGGTATCGCTGCTGGTCGGCGGTATCGGCATCATGAACATCATGCTTGTTTCCGTTACGGAAAGAACCCGGGAAATCGGCATCCGCATGGCCGTCGGAGCAAAGACCTGGGATATCCGGATTCAGTTTATTATTGAGGCGCTGACCCTTTCCATGATAGGAGGGATTACAGGAATTATAATCGGCAGCGGCGGATCCGTCATTCTGTCTACCGTATTTGAATATCCATCAATTGTCTCGCCTCTGTCCATTCTGCTTTCGTTTAGTTTTTCCGGTCTGGTGGGTATCTTTTTCGGCTTCTATCCGGCCTACAAAGCATCCCTGCTCAATCCCATCGATGCATTAAGGTTTGAATAA
- a CDS encoding TolC family protein, with protein sequence MQKKIILIIIFTFLLPLIAKAIEPAAKNTTYNLEQCISIALGKHPSLKASAGTIKANESKVGQAKANYYPQINLSTSYQRIGPTSPPGSNLDSYDKYSTDVNVGMTLFDFGKTSTQVKIQNLNVNASRADYDDVMTMVVLNVKNAYYNLLQNQRNLVVAIDTMQQFQQHLDQANAFFRIGTKPKFDVTKAEVDFGNARLNVLKAENAVRAARITLKDVMGIPGNADFNIVDNLTFQKSNLQLNDVLSKAYSTRPDLRSVIAKREATEKSIDLAQKGYYPTLSGSAGYGYSGTDFPLGSGWNAGAALSFPIFTGLSTKYQVDEARANLEVLKANEDSIRQAIILDVKQSYLNLQDTAQQISMAEMTVLQAKENYDLASGRYRAGVGSPIEVADATITLNNVRANLNTALYNYKMAQAALEKSIGVKP encoded by the coding sequence ATGCAAAAAAAGATAATCCTTATTATAATTTTTACATTTCTTCTGCCTTTGATAGCTAAAGCTATCGAGCCTGCTGCAAAAAACACGACATATAACCTCGAGCAATGTATATCAATTGCTCTGGGAAAACATCCGAGCCTCAAGGCTTCCGCGGGCACTATTAAGGCAAATGAAAGCAAAGTCGGGCAGGCTAAGGCCAACTACTACCCCCAGATCAACTTGTCCACGAGCTATCAGCGGATCGGCCCGACTTCCCCGCCCGGCAGCAATCTGGACTCTTATGATAAATATTCAACCGATGTCAACGTCGGAATGACCCTTTTCGATTTCGGCAAAACATCCACCCAGGTGAAGATTCAGAATTTGAATGTCAATGCCTCCCGGGCTGACTACGACGACGTCATGACCATGGTCGTCCTGAACGTGAAAAATGCCTACTATAATCTTCTACAGAACCAACGGAATCTGGTTGTTGCTATCGATACTATGCAGCAGTTCCAACAGCATCTGGATCAGGCCAACGCTTTTTTCCGCATCGGCACCAAGCCAAAATTCGATGTGACTAAAGCGGAAGTTGATTTCGGTAATGCCCGGCTTAATGTCCTGAAGGCGGAAAATGCTGTGCGCGCCGCCCGGATAACATTGAAGGATGTAATGGGCATTCCGGGTAACGCCGATTTTAATATTGTGGACAATCTGACTTTTCAAAAAAGTAATCTGCAATTAAACGATGTCTTGAGCAAAGCTTATTCCACTCGCCCCGATCTTCGTTCCGTGATTGCCAAACGGGAAGCTACGGAGAAATCAATTGATCTGGCCCAAAAGGGCTATTATCCCACGTTGTCTGGAAGCGCAGGTTACGGATATTCCGGAACAGATTTCCCTCTTGGCAGCGGCTGGAACGCGGGAGCCGCGCTTAGCTTCCCCATCTTTACCGGGCTTTCGACTAAATATCAGGTTGATGAAGCCAGAGCTAATCTTGAAGTTCTTAAAGCAAATGAAGATTCCATCCGTCAGGCAATCATCCTTGATGTAAAGCAGTCCTACCTTAATCTTCAGGACACGGCCCAACAAATATCCATGGCCGAAATGACAGTGCTTCAGGCTAAAGAAAACTATGATCTGGCATCAGGACGCTACCGGGCAGGTGTGGGCAGCCCCATTGAAGTCGCGGACGCCACTATAACCCTAAATAACGTACGAGCTAACTTGAATACAGCTCTTTATAATTATAAAATGGCACAAGCCGCCCTGGAAAAATCCATAGGAGTAAAACCATGA
- a CDS encoding nitroreductase family protein: MMTFTELLKKRRSIRDFQDKEVPLKMVEEILQESTLAPSASNGQPCRFSIVNCKNTIKALSDESKANLLDDFAQNKASFNPAYADVLKDKNFNVFYNAPCLIYVIGSTSVGSLDVDCALAASYIMFSAVSRGLGTCWIALGSQIRDPKTKALLGIPDGCCIVAPIIIGYPENIPAASERHAPQILRVIS; encoded by the coding sequence ATGATGACATTCACAGAGTTATTAAAAAAAAGAAGATCTATTCGTGATTTTCAGGACAAAGAAGTGCCTTTGAAGATGGTGGAGGAAATCCTGCAGGAATCTACTCTGGCGCCTTCAGCCAGTAACGGCCAGCCCTGCCGGTTTTCTATCGTCAATTGTAAAAATACTATTAAAGCTCTCTCCGATGAAAGCAAAGCAAACCTCCTCGACGATTTTGCTCAAAATAAAGCATCTTTTAATCCTGCCTATGCGGATGTGCTGAAAGATAAAAATTTCAATGTTTTTTATAATGCGCCATGTCTGATTTACGTTATCGGTTCGACAAGCGTAGGTTCGCTTGATGTTGACTGCGCGCTGGCGGCGAGTTATATCATGTTTTCCGCGGTATCAAGAGGATTAGGAACCTGTTGGATTGCGTTGGGTTCACAAATCCGCGATCCTAAAACAAAAGCTTTATTGGGAATTCCCGATGGCTGCTGTATTGTAGCGCCGATTATTATCGGCTATCCTGAGAATATACCAGCAGCGTCCGAACGACACGCTCCACAGATTCTCAGAGTAATCAGTTAA
- a CDS encoding macrolide ABC transporter ATP-binding protein produces MMTLIETHKLAKLYDVGDEGIHALEDVSVKIEKGEFVAIMGPSGSGKSTFMNIVGCLDQPTAGEYLLDGQKISGLSRDELAAIRNQKIGFVFQGFNLLSRTTALENVELPLLYNHVPPKERKNKSLAALKMLGLEGREHHHPNQLSGGQQQRVAIARALVNDAPILMADEPTGNLDTKTSIEIMELLVKLNRDSRTTIILVTHEPDIAAFSKRIIRFVDGHVISDEEVKKA; encoded by the coding sequence CTGATGACTCTTATCGAAACACATAAACTTGCCAAGCTCTATGATGTCGGCGATGAGGGCATTCATGCTCTGGAAGATGTGTCCGTTAAAATTGAAAAGGGAGAATTTGTCGCCATCATGGGACCTTCCGGATCGGGCAAATCAACCTTCATGAATATCGTCGGTTGTCTTGATCAACCAACGGCGGGCGAGTATTTACTGGATGGTCAGAAAATCAGCGGTCTGTCACGCGACGAACTGGCGGCCATTCGTAATCAAAAGATCGGTTTCGTCTTCCAGGGATTTAATCTGCTCTCCAGGACAACGGCTCTGGAAAATGTAGAACTTCCTCTTCTGTATAATCATGTGCCGCCTAAAGAGCGAAAAAATAAATCTCTGGCAGCCTTGAAAATGCTGGGGTTGGAAGGGAGAGAACACCACCATCCCAATCAGCTTTCCGGTGGTCAACAGCAGCGGGTGGCCATTGCCCGGGCGCTGGTCAACGACGCCCCTATTTTGATGGCTGATGAGCCGACAGGGAATCTCGACACGAAGACAAGCATTGAGATTATGGAACTTCTCGTTAAACTGAACAGAGATTCCAGAACAACAATTATTCTCGTCACCCATGAACCGGATATTGCCGCTTTCAGCAAACGGATCATCCGGTTTGTTGATGGACATGTAATCAGCGACGAGGAGGTAAAAAAAGCATGA